Within the Blastocatellia bacterium genome, the region AGCGCCGGCCCCATGCGAATTTCGATTTTGTGGCCATGCTCACTTTCGGCAAAGTAGCGGCTGGCGATGGCTTCGGCCTTCGGGTCCACGTCACAGGTGATTAAGCGCCCGTCGTCGGGCAGGCCCTCGGCCATCATCAAGCCGCTGTAGCCGGTGAACATGCCGATTTCCAGCACGCGCCGCGCGCCTGTGAGCCGCACCAGCATCTTCAAGAACTGCCCTTCGATTCGCCCGACCTGCATCTGCGGCGATTGCATCTCGCGGTAAGTCTCTTCGCGCAGGCGGCTAAAGAGCTCGGATTCCGGTTTCGTGTGATCGTGCGCGAACTGTTCAACAGCTTCATCTATAAATATCATTCGATTGTCTCCTCGGTGCTGGCAGATGTTGGTTACTTGCGCTTCCACTTGGTGCCCTGCGGCGTGTCTTCGAGCAGCACGCCGCGCTCGGCAAGCTGGTTGCGAATCTCGTCGGCGCGTTTAAAGTCGCGGTTCTTGCGCGCCGCGTTGCGCTCGGCGATCAGCGATTCGACTTCGGCGGCGAGCTGCGCATCAACCTGCTCGTCTGCTACGCCAAAGACGCCTAGCACGCTGTCGGCGCGCTCAAGAAAATCTAAGACGGACTGGCGGTCTTCCGCGCCGAATTCGCCGGCATCCATTGCAATGTTCACGTCGCGGCGCAGGTCGTGCAATGCCGCAAGCGCCCCCGCCGTGTTCAGGTCATCGTTCATGCTCGATTCAAACTCGCCGCGGGCTTTGGCGATGATCTCGGTGACACGCTCGTTGGCGCCGGCCGCGCCGGCGAAATCTTTAACGCGGCGGCGGAAATTGTGCAGCTTTTCCAGGGCGCTTTCAGCGCCGCGCAAGCCGTCCAGGGTGAAGTTCAATTGCGTGCGATAGGGCACGCTCAACAACAGGTAGCGGATGGCCGGGGCCGAAAATCCCTGCTCGATCAGGCTGCGCACCGTGTAGTAGTTGCCCTTCGACTTGCTCATCTTCTCGCCTTCGACGAGCAGGAACTCGACGTGAAACCATGTTTTGACGAACGGCTCGCCGGTCGCGCCTTCCGATTGCGCGATCTCGTTCTCGTGATGCGGGAAGATCAGGTCAACGCCGCCGGCATGCAGGTCGAACGATTGGCCGAGGTACTTCATAGACATCGCCGAGCATTCCAGATGCCACCCCGGACGGCCCACGCCGAACGGTGAATCCCATTGCGGCTCGCCGGCTTCTTTCGGCCCTTTCCACAGCACGAAGTCGCGGGCGTCGGCCTTCTCGTACTCGTCAACGTCAACGCGCGCGCCGGCCAGATTGCCTTCG harbors:
- the cysS gene encoding cysteine--tRNA ligase — protein: MLRLRNTLTRALEEFRPLDGNRVRMYACGPTVYDYGHIGNFRTFVAVDVLRRYLKYLGYEVLHVMNITDVEDKIIRNMLQQGKGLKEYTEFYTEAFLEDCQSLAIERAEIIPRATDHIAEMIDIMNRLSARDYTYQSEGSLYFSINSFEGYGKLSGLKLEGNLAGARVDVDEYEKADARDFVLWKGPKEAGEPQWDSPFGVGRPGWHLECSAMSMKYLGQSFDLHAGGVDLIFPHHENEIAQSEGATGEPFVKTWFHVEFLLVEGEKMSKSKGNYYTVRSLIEQGFSAPAIRYLLLSVPYRTQLNFTLDGLRGAESALEKLHNFRRRVKDFAGAAGANERVTEIIAKARGEFESSMNDDLNTAGALAALHDLRRDVNIAMDAGEFGAEDRQSVLDFLERADSVLGVFGVADEQVDAQLAAEVESLIAERNAARKNRDFKRADEIRNQLAERGVLLEDTPQGTKWKRK
- a CDS encoding class I SAM-dependent methyltransferase; translation: MIFIDEAVEQFAHDHTKPESELFSRLREETYREMQSPQMQVGRIEGQFLKMLVRLTGARRVLEIGMFTGYSGLMMAEGLPDDGRLITCDVDPKAEAIASRYFAESEHGHKIEIRMGPALDTIKSLVEPLDMVFIDADKTNYLNYYEAVMPLVRPGGLIVADNVLWSGRVLNPEDDDSRAIVEFDKHVNEDPRVENVCLTVRDGMMLAWKRPA